The Daucus carota subsp. sativus chromosome 9, DH1 v3.0, whole genome shotgun sequence genome window below encodes:
- the LOC108194831 gene encoding uncharacterized protein LOC108194831, whose translation MGTEPKQATCMVNFLVVKASSTYNAILGRTGIHAFKAIPSTYHMKIKFPTRNGIGEELGDQKMARSCYIGALRSGGTGGQVLPIEDLDVREEEERRGKPAEDLVPIPLYTEEPEKVTYVGALLQEDLKQEIVRFLRNNRDVFAWTAADMPGIDPLFMTHKLNVNPDRKPIKQKKRNFAPERQEAIKQEVNKLLEAGFIEEIQFPEWLANPVMVKKANGKWRMCVDFTDLNDACPKDCFPLPRIDTLIDATDGHEMLSFMDGFSGYNQIRMDNDDVPKVSFITDFGVFCYLVMDFGLTNAGATYQRLANKMFKHLIVKTMEVYVDDMLVKSLNKVDHLEHLKEAFEVLRTHKMMLNPAKCAFGVGSGKFLGLMVSKRGIEANPDKIKAILDMEPPKSIRDVQKLTGRIAALGRFVSKSGDKCLPFFKALKKVKNFEWTEESQVAFEELKKYMAEPPLLSKPIDGETLYVYLAVSEQALSAVLVREELKVQKPVYYVSKVLHGAELNYSVIEKFALAMITASRKLRPYFQSHKIEVLTDQPLPIKAQALADFLVECTINNEEVGGQEDKIEDKVEEPKQPKEYWLLFFDGASKTKGSGAGLVLQSPDGFTVEYTIKLDFPTTNNEAEYEALIVGLGLARTLRVRNLKVCGDSKLVVFQVNGEFEAREDTMLRYLRMLKTQMALFEECIVEYVPREENTKADALSQFVSSDDEVCSGSVYYQVMRTPSIDAKLVAPIDTGATWMDEIMLHLENGHLPTNTDEARKLQVRALKYVLIEGILYRKSFVIPYLTCLRPDEAREALREVHEGVCVQHLGGRALAHKVPRLGFYWPDMLKHAQDYVKRCDRCQRFAPIVRQPPEILTSINTPIPFAMWGMDILGPFPLASAQRKFLLVAIDYFTKWIEAKPLAKITTEQVAQFVWENIICRYGIPRIILTDNGTQFNNAEFKSYCEDYSIELRFTSVAHPQANGQAEVANRIILDGLKKRVEKAQGLWTEELLPIHWAYRTTCKVSTGTTPFQLAYGAEAVVPLEITHTSSRVQHYEPGANEEGMRLALDMIDEIRDEAHAKIVEN comes from the exons atgggtaccgaacctAAACAAGCCACATGTATGGTAAATTTTTTGGTCGTTAAAGCCTCATcaacctataatgccatccttgggaggactggaatacatgcttttaaggcaatcccgtccacttaccacatgaagattaaattcccaactaggaacggaattggaGAGGAACTGggagatcagaaaatggcccgaagctgttatattGGGGCCTTAAGGTCCGGAGGAACTGGGGGGCAAGTGCTACCCATAGAAGATCTCGATGTCCGAGAAGAGGAAGAAAGAAGAGGCAAACCTGCCGAAGACTTGGTTCCAATCCCATTGTATACTGAGGAACCTGAAAAGGTCACTTATGTTGGAGCATTACTCCAGGAAGACTTGAAGCAAGAAATAGTGAGATTCTTGAGGAACAATCGTGATGTTTTTGCTTGGACAGCGGCAGACATGCCAGGTATTGATCCTTTATTCATGACTCATAAGTTGAATGTGAATCCTGATAGGAAACCGATTAAGCAAAAGAAGAGGAATTTCGCCCCCGAGAGGCAggaagccattaaacaggaggtcAATAAGTTGTTGGAAGCTGGGTTTATTGAGGAAATTCAATTTCCAGAATGGCTAGCTAACCCTGTcatggtcaagaaggccaatggaaagtggaggatgtgcgtagacttcactgatctgaatgatgcttgtcccaaggactgtttccctcttccaaggATAGACACACTAATAGACGCCACTGATGGCCATGAGATGCTAAGCTTCATGGACggcttcagcggatataatcagatccggatggacaacGACGATGTCCCCAAGGTATCATTCATTACCGACTTTGGTGTAttctgttatttggttatggatTTTGGACTTACGAATGCAGGAGCCACATACCAACGCCTAGCAAACAAAATGTTCAAACATCTGATAGTTAAGACTATGGAAGTATACGTTGATGATATGCtggtgaaaagcttgaataAAGTGGATCACCTAGAACATTTGAAAGAAGCTTTTGAAGTCTtgaggacgcataagatgatgttaaacccggccaagtgtgcctttggagtTGGTTCCGGGAAGTTCCTTGGTCTAATGGTCTCCAAACGTGGTATTGAGGCCAATCCTGACAAAATAAAAGCTATCCTCGACATGGAACCACCCAAAAGTATAAGGGATGTACAGAAGTTAACAGGTAGGATCGCGGCCCTGGGAAGGTTTGTATCCAAGTCGGGAGACAAATGCTTACCTTTCTTCAAAGCCTTGAAGAAGGTTAAGAACTTCGAGTGGACAGAAGAGAGCCAAGTAGCTTTTGAAGAACTAAAGAAGTACATGGCAGAGCCACCTCTCCTATCAAAACCCATTGATGGTGAGACCTTGTATGTATACCTGGCTGTTTCAGAACAAGCACTGAGCGCTGTATTAGTTCGAGAGGAGTTGAAAGTTCAAAAACCGGTGTACTACGTGAGCAAGGTtttgcatggagcggagctcaattactcggtgatcgaaaagtttgctttggccatgattacaGCCTCAAGGAAGTTAAGACCATATTTTCAATCTCACAAAATagaagtcttgacagaccaacctctTC CGATTAAGGCTCAGGCTTTAGCTGACTTCCTCGTTGAATGTACCATTAACAAcgaggaagtcggggggcaagaGGACAAGATTGAAGACAAGGTTGAAGAACCCAAGCAACCTAAAGAATATTGGTTACTGttttttgacggggcttcaaaaacaaaaggtagtggtgcaggactcGTGCTCCAAAGCCCCGATGGCTTTACTGTGGAATACACCATTAAGCTGGACTTCCCAACTACTAATAACGAAGCTGAATATGAGGCTTTAATAGTTGGGCTTGGTTTAGCCCGAACCCTGAGGGTAAGGAACTTGAAGGTCTGTGGTGACTCGAAACTTGTAGTTTTCCAAGTaaatggtgagtttgaagctCGGGAAGACACAATGCTTAGATATTTGAGAATGTTAAAGACCCAAATGGCACTGTTTGAAGAATGCATAGTAGAATATGTGCCGAGGGAGGAAAACActaaggctgatgccttatcaCAATTTGTGTCCTCTGATGATGAGGTATGCTCGGGAAGTGTTTATTATCAGGTTATGAGAACCCCAAGCATCGATGCAAAATTAGTTGCTCCAATTGACACGGGGGCCACCTGGATGGATGAAATCATGTTGCACCTGGAGAATGGTCATCTACCAACCAATACCGACGAAGCACGAAAGTTACAGGTAAGGGCCCTTAAGTATGTCCTCATTGAGGGGATCTTATACCGGAAGTCATTTGTAATCCCTTACTTGACATGTCTAAGGCCAGATGAGGCAAGGGAAGCTCTTAGGGAAGTTCACGAAGGGGTATGTGTCCAACACCTTGGAGGAAGGGCATTGGCTCACAAAGTCCCTCGTCTTGGATTTTATTGGCCAGATATGCTTAAACATGCCCAAGATTATGTGAAAagatgtgatcgttgtcaaagatTCGCACCAATAGTACGACAGCCCCCTGAGATATTGACATCCATTAATACTCCAATCCCTTTTGCCATGTGGGGAATGGATATCCTTGGACCATTCCCACTTGCTAGTGCACAAAGGAAGTTCTTGTTGGTAGCCATTGACTACTTTactaagtggattgaggccaaacctctggccaagataaccaccgaACAGGTTGCTCAGTTTGTATGGGAAAATATTATCTGCAGGTACGGAATACCACGAATCATATTGACagacaatgggactcagttcaaCAATGCTGAGTTCAAGAGTTATTGTGAAGATTATTCGATTGAATTACGCTTTACCTCAGTTGCTCACCCTCAAGCTAATGGGCAGGCTGAGGTGGCTAACaggataatccttgatggaCTAAAAAAGAGAGTTGAGAAGGCCCAGGGGTTATGGACCGAGGAACTGCTTCCAATACATTGGGCGTATCGGACAACTTGTAAAGTTTCTACCGGAACAACCCCTTTCCAGTTAGCTTATGGAGCTGAGGCAGTTGTGCCCCTAGAAATCACACACACGTCCTCAAGGGTCCAGCACTATGAACCAGGTGCCAATGAGGAAGGCATGAGACTTGCACTCgatatgattgatgaaatccgtgatgaagctcatgctaagattgtggaaaactAG
- the LOC135149611 gene encoding uncharacterized protein LOC135149611, which translates to MHTRSSGTENLIPLDPEIEATARKQSGEQRRNKNKETMGEEVPAKSLREYGMPDTTGVMSSILRPAVTATHFELKPQFIQFISNDSFAGLASENPVDHLESFLEKCDMIKLTNVPDDAIKLRLFPFSLRDAAKDWLKDEGPNKFTTWDVLAKAFLLKFFSQKKTAKLRNDISNFRQEDDESLHDAWKRFKRLQRQCPHHGIPDWLLIQTFYNGLTQEFRIFIDAASGGSVMAKSTEDARTLLDEMASNDNYPYSDRNQPKKGGKYDVDALTMLTSSMKELANEIKELKSGSSSTVALCEICGTQGHTQYACQYNSSDMAMEQANALYNQNQRQQYNPYSNTYNPGWKDHPNFSYKNNQAQSQPPGFQPRAPFNAPVQPQKSNLETLLEGFISTQVKKNDGIDASINGIGASINEMKAHNKVVYLGKPRG; encoded by the coding sequence ATGCACACTCGAAGTTCAGGTACAGAAAATTTGATTCCACTTGATcctgaaattgaagctacagcAAGAAAGCAATCCGGTGAGCAAAGGAGAAACAAAAACAAGGAAACTATGGGCGAAGAAGTACCAGCGAAATCTTTGAGGGAGTATGGTATGCCAGACACTACAGGCGTCATGTCCTCTATTCTCAGACCAGCTGTCACAGCTACTCACTTCGAGCTCAAGCCTCAGTTCATTCAATTCATCTCTAATGATTCTTTTGCGGGCTTGGCTTCTGAAAATCCAGTTGATCATCTCGAGAGTTTTCTTGAAAAGTGTGATATGATAAAGCTGACCAATGTCCCTGATGATGCTATCAAGCTGCGTTTGTTTCCATTTTCTCTTCGGGATGCAGCTAAGGATTGGTTGAAAGATGAAGGGCCAAACAAATTTACTACTTGGGATGTCTTAGCAAAGGCCTTTCTACTCAAATTCTTTAGCCAAAAGAAGACTGCCAAGCTAAGGAATGACATATCTAATTTTCGTCAAGAAGATGATGAATCACTACATGATGCTTGGAAAAGATTCAAACGCCTTCAAAGGCAATGTCCTCACCATGGAATTCCTGATTGGTTGCTGATCCAAACATTCTATAATGGGTTGACACAAGAGTTTCGAATCTTTATCGATGCCGCATCTGGCGGATCAGTTATGGCAAAGAGTACCGAAGATGCAAGAACTCTTTTAGACGAGATGGCGTCTAATGACAATTATCCTTACAGTGATCGAAATCAACCCAAGAAGGGTGGTAAGTACGATGTTGATGCTTTAACCATGTTGACGAGTTCTATGAAAGAACTGGCTAATGAGATCAAGGAGCTAAAGTCTGGATCTTCATCTACAGTTGCTTTGTGTGAAATATGTGGTACACAAGGGCACACTCAATATGCTTGTCAATACAATTCATCTGATATGGCTATGGAGCAAGCAAATGCCCTTTACAATCAGAATCAGAGGCAACAATACAATCCTTACTCCAACACGTACAATCCTGGTTGGAAAGATCATCCAAATTTCTCATACAAGAATAACCAAGCTCAATCTCAACCACCTGGTTTTCAACCAAGAGCACCTTTCAATGCACCAGTTCAACCACAAAAATCCAACTTGGAGACTCTCTTGGAAGGATTTATTTCAACACAGGTAAAGAAAAATGATGGAATTGATGCAAGTATCAATGGCATCGGTGCAAGTATCAATGAGATGAAAGCTCACAACAAGGTAgtctatctaggaaagccaagaggctga